ATTTTTGGGCGAACCTCGACGTACGCATATGAAAGATTTTCTTAAAAAGCGTGGATTTGAGTTTAACTAACGTCGAGCGCCCGGCAATCAAAATCCCGATAAATAGTGTAGAATACTGATTACATCAATGTTCATTAGGAGCGACTGACCATGCAATTTGAAGAATTAGTAAATACACTTACAGAACGCCTATCAAGCGGATTGTTTATTGGCGGTACGATTAGCCAGCCGCGCATGAAATCCGATGAGCTAAAGCGCGTTCGGCTTAAACCGGTGGAGTTGCAGGGTGAACTGCACATCCAATTTGAATATCAATATGAACGGATCTTAAATCATGAAAATATTCCGCTAAACGACTTGCATAATAAATTGAAAGAGCTACTTGAGCGATTCCGCCAGGCGCATATGGAGTTTTCTAACGAGAAAGTTCAAATCCAAATTTCAAAAAAGTTTAAAGTCCTTTGGAGATCCGAAAAATCGACATCGGAGAAAGTCGTTGATTTATCGCATAATCGCAAGAAAAACTACTTGCTCGATGAAAATACGCCCTATCCGTTTTTAATACGACTTGGCGTTCAAACACCTGAAGGCAAAGTGCGGAATCAGCATTATGATAAATTCAGGCAAATTAACCGATTTGTCGAATTCATCGATGACAGCCTCGCCCATTTACCAACGAATCGGACCATCCGGATTCTCGATTTCGGTTCAGGAAAATCATATTTAACATTTGCGCTCTATCATTATTTACGCATTGAAAAAGGACTGGATATTAAAGTCACGGGGCTTGATTTGAAAAAAGAAGTGATTGAGGAATGTAGTTTGATTGCAAAAGACCTTAACTACGATGATCTTGAATTCCTTGTCGGCGACATTAATGAGTATAATGAGGAAACGTCCGTGGATATGGTCGTTACGCTGCATGCTTGCGATGTTGCGACGGATATGGCACTTGCTCGCGCCGTTAAATGGGATGCAAAAGTTATTTTAAGCGTGCCTTGTTGCCAACACGAGCTTTTCAATCAGATCAAATCTCCAACGCTTGACGTTATGCTCAAGCATGGGCTAATTAAAGAGCGTTTTTCAGCAATCGCAACTGATTCAATCCGCGCGGAACTGTTATCGCTCGTCGGCTATGAAGCGCAATTACTCGAATTTATCGATATGGAGCATACACCGAAAAACATTTTAATTCGTGCGTATCAAACCGGGCGTAAAGCGACAGATGATGAATTCAATACCTATAAGGAATTTCGAAACCTTTTAAACGCCGCGCCTTTCTTAGAGAATGAACTGAAAGAGCTTTTGCCATGATACGGATAACGAACTTGGAAATCCGGCAAGAGCAGGTAGAAGATTATGAATTAACCGAGCGTGTTGTAAAGCTGGCATTTGCTGATGCAAAACACAGCGATAAAAAAGAACATGAGTTAGTATCGCGAATCAGAAAATCCGATAGTTTCATTCCAAAGTTATCATTGGTGGCAACGGATATAGACAGTGACAAGATTGTAGGCCACATTCTTTTATCTAAGATAAAAATTAATAAAGCAGAATCCCTTGCGCTTGCGCCTGTTTCCGTCCTACCAGAATATCAAAATCAAAGTATAGGCGGGCTTCTAATTAGCGAAGCGCTGAAAGAAGCGGAAGTACTCGGATACAACTCAGTTGTTGTCCTGGGGCACCCGGAATATTATCCGAAGTTCGGCTTCAAGAAAGCATCCTTATGGGGGATAACAGCGCCTTTTGAAGTGCCGGATGAAGCATTTATGGCAATAGAACTAAGTGAAAATACGCTCAGTGGGGTTTCGGGGGTTGTTGAATATCCTAGTGTATTTTTTGAATAAGAATTTAGAATTTCCCATTAAAAAAGCATCGGAACTATAACCGATGCTTTTTTTATATTGACTTTAGTCGTTTCACAGTCCGCTTTGGTCGTTTGAGCCTCCAAGACGACCCGCTATACTAGATTATGAATATTTTCTTTTTCTATATTGACAAACCGTAACAATACCTAACAACAACAAACCGAAAACGCTCATCTTCCACGTCAAACCAAAGTAAGGCGGTCGATACTTCATTTTGATTTCATTCACGCCTTCAGTCAAAGGAATTCCGAGGAAGGCGAAATTCACTTTTTCTAATGGTACTGAATCACCGTCTACACGTAGCGACCAGCCGAGTTCAAATGGAATCGGAGTAACAATGATTTCACCTGGTTGTTCACTAACCACGGATCCAGTTACATTTCCATTTTCCCACTGAATAGGCAAAGGTTCTTCATTATCATAGAATGTCTTCACTTTTTTCAGCATTTCATAATCTTCCTTGTAGAATCGAATATCGCGTAAATGATAGTTCCCTTTCGGTAGTGTTAATTTAACGAAGTCATCCGCTTTTATTCGGATCGTTAATTGGTTGACACCCGTCCGGTAAATCGACTTTGATGCTTTTCTAAGCGTATTATATTCGTTTATTTCCAATAAAAAACGCTCTGGCTGTTTAATCCCTTCTATGTAAAAAGAAACATAAATATCGCCGTCACCTACGTTTTCATTGAACTGAAAAGTTAGTCCTCCTGATTCAGCGACTTCAAGCAGCTTGCCATCATATTTCGCGTCAAAGGGGGTTAATTCGTAATCAGTCAATTCCAGCACTTGAGGGGGGTCTGTAAATTCATGATCACCCTCGACAATTGCTCCTTGGAGCATCGCATGTTCTCTTGCCAAAATCGGTTCCTCTTTCATTAAGGCACTGTTGTACAGCGTACTTGTTTTTCGGAATGAAGGAAGAAGATAGTTATTCTCATAGGCGCTATAATTCGCTGACTTCTCGACTTCATTAAAACCATAGGGCACAGCTTTTTCATCCTTGTCGCGCATGTAAAATTGGCCGTTCAACAAACTATATAAATTTGTTCGCACGCCTAAAGAAGCGTATCGGCTAACGCTTTCAAACGGCATGTCTATTTGTAAATCTTCGTAATAAAAGTGGAGCAAATGCTTGTTCAGGATGCTCGAGTAAACACTCATCCCATCGAATTCTTGCACAATCGGCGTATTATTTCTTGTAGGCGCAAGCCAATCGATCCTGCTATGCGCATCCGTCGACTGAGCTGTTAACTTGGTGATCAGCTGCTGTTGCTCGGGAGAATTATAGAATTCCGAGTTCATATAGTCTTCGCTGGTCACTTTTGAAGCCGTCGTTAGTATCGTCGCCTGATAATAATTCGCTGTACTTAAGACGATAAAAACAGTTGCAATCATAAAAGAAAGACGGGCTCGTGTTGCATTCAATTTCATCAGCATCACATAAAGTAAAATCGTCAACAATGATAGCAATGGAATTGTAAGTTCAATCCACCTGTCTGGGAATGAACTCCAATCGTAAATGACGACAACTAGGACGACACCTATAAAAGTTGAAGAACCATAGATTACATGGCGCAATTGAAATTCTTTCACATGATCATAGACGCATGCGATAATCCCCGCGAAACATAGGTATAAGAAATGTTCCCAGCGGTATTGCGGAGCGGAAAACCCATTAAAAACACTTCCGATAATCGGACTAAAATGCATTGGCATGCCAATCATGATTAGCAACGCAAAAAAACGAAAGCGTGGATGCTTATATAGCGTGAAGAAAAAAAGTGCAATAAACACTATTGCTGGCAAATAAATAATGCGGGCATTCAAAATGATATTTTCCGTGAAGCTGAGTAAAGGAATGGCGTCATCAAAAGTAGGACGCGAATTATTCAAATAGCCGACAACGCTTGGAATAAAAGCAAAGGCGCTCACGAGAAAGCCCAACAGGCCATACAAACTAAATTGCACACCTTGTTTCCACCATTTTTCTTCATTCGCACTAAAGTTTATAAATAAACGCGTGACGATATAGATAAAAGCGAGCAAAAAGTTTATATAGGAAAAATAAAAGTTTGTGATTAGATTGAAACTAACTGCAACAATAAATAATACGGGTGACTCACGCCGAATAATCTTCTCGACACCCATCAACAATAAAACAAGCCATAACATGCCGTCACTGAAGAAATCCCAATACATGACATGGCGGAAATATATGATGCCCGTCCCGTACACTATCGCCGCCACGCTAGATGCCCGAATCGAAAAAGAAAGCTGGCGGAAAAAAGCCGTTGTAAGAAGAATAATTAATGTTAACCGAAAAATACTGATTGGCAATAAAACATCCGTCCAAAATTGTATATCTGGATGTTGAATTAGTCCGATCCATTCCATAGAAAAGACCACGACAACGACTAGTAAATAGAGGATATTCGTCGTGAAGTAATAGCCCAGTTGAGAGAAAAATCCGCCGCCAAATCCGAAAGAGTCGGAGTAAAAGAAATTTCCGCTCGTATACTCGTTATAGATAAATTGCTTAAAAGGGATCATTTGCGATAACCCATCATTCATCCCTGTCATCAAATTCCCTTTGAAAAATTCGGTAATAAAAAATGCATGGCTAGTAATCGACACTGCTAAGGCGATTAAAATGATCCAGAGCCATTGGCGTTTAGCCTGTTTAGTTGGGTTATCTATCTCAAATTGTTCTTTCATTTCGTTTTAAAACTCTCCCTGTTACAAAAAAAGTAATTGGAACGGTCAATACTAGCGCGGCAAATGGTGCATATAAAGCTGAAAATCCAACAATATCCACAAGCACCCAGAGCGAAATAGCGGTCACAATGATATTCACCGCTTGAGTCACGGGAAACAGGAAAAATGTTTGCCAACTCGGTCTCACATTATAGGTAAAATAGACATTCAAAAAATAAGAGAAAATCATACTAAGTCCAACCGCAATCCCATGGCTGAATAAATAATGGATCCCTATGATTTGCAAGAAAAGATAATAGATTATGTAGTAAACAGCTGTATTGGCAACACCGACAAGGACAAAACGTATAAATTCACGACTCATGGTAAATCCTTCTTTCCCGCTCGCCTTCACTACGCATAATATTTGTATCGTCAATCAAATAATGCGGGCGCTTTTTCGTTTCATTATAAATACGGCCGATATATTCGCCCAAAATCCCAAGACAAAATAGTTGTAGACCGCCCAAAAAAAGAATGGCCGAGATTAATGTAAAATACCCGGGAACGTCGATGCCGAATTGCAAGATTGAGATGAAGCTATAAAGAATATAAAGCAATGAAAGACTCATAATTATAGCCCCGGCATAAAAACATAGCCGAAGCGGTTTCGTATTAAAGGAAACCAACCCGTCAATTCCGTAATTCAACAGTTGTCCAATTGACCATTTAGACTTTCCGTTTTCACGAGCCACATTTTCATAAGAAATCGTTTTTTTCCTCATGCCAATCCATTCATAAAGCCCTTTCGAGAAGCGATTCCCCTCGCTCAACCGTAATAGCGCTTCAACAGCTTTCCGACTGAGTAGCCGAAAATCACCTTCCCCATCGATTAATTTGACGTTTACGGATTGATTCATAAATCGGTAAAATGTTGTTGATAGAAATGTACGTAACTTAGAATCCCCTTCTCGGTTCCGCTTGGCAACGACTTGATGATTGCCTTCCTTGTAGCCTTCAATAAGTTCATGAATTAAGGAAGGCGGATGCTGTAAATCCACATCCATTAAAATGACCGCATCCCCTTTTGCATGTTGAAGCCCAGCATAAATCGCAGCTTCTTTCCCAAAGTTTCTCGAGAATGAAACATACTTGACGAATTTATAATTGATGGCCAAACTTCGTATTGCAGATAACGTCTCGTCCTGACTTCCATCGTCAATGAACAACAATTCAAACGAATAATCGCTACCTTGCATTTGATTGCAAATCGCATCAAAGATCGGCAGGATATTCTCCGTTTCATTATAAGCTGGAAGTAAAAATGTGATTAGCTGATTGCCCAATATTGCACACCTTCTCTTTGTGTATGTGACGGACTTTTCTCAATCTATAATTCTATAGATATGACGTTCGTTTCTAGCAATTCGTTTCAAATGAAAAAAATAGCGTCATTGTTATTATAAGCCAAAAAGTGGAAAGAAAGTATAGAATCTTTATTTTGAATTCTATTGCACGATAATTCTACCAATTATAGAAAGTCGTGCTATTATTATAAGAAGATATCTGTTTATTCATAAAGGAGTTGTGGATATGCCGGTTTATAACAAACTTGTACGCGATCGCATTCCAGAAATCATCGAGATATCGGGAAAGGTTTTTACGACTCGCATTCTTGAAGAAGATGACTATTTGATGGAAATAAATAAAAAGATGCACGAAGAACTTGCTGAATATGAAGAAGCAACGTCAAACGAAGATTCGGTGGAGGAACTTGCGGATCTCCTTGAATTGATTTATGCAGCCGCGAACACTTTTGGGACCACCATTGAAGAGCTTGAGAAAATCCGTATCGATAAAGCAAGGAAACGCGGCGGATTCGATGAACGCATTTTTCTCGTGGATGTAGAAGATGACTGAACCATGCTACGACTACATGCGCCTTTCGAAAGAAAATATTTAACTGCCGACGAATAATTTTTCGTGGGCAGTTTTTTAATAGGTAATTCGTGGGAAGTCAGAAACATAGTGCTAATTCTCTAGAAAGGGTGTATACTAGATTAGTTGATTTGGAGCACGTTACTATAATCAATACTTTCGTCAACACTAGTCCGTTTAGTCAAATGACTAACCTGGCTTTTTCTTATGGAATAAAATAAATGAATTGAGGGATTGTTAGTGAAGGTACAAGATTATGAGCGTTTGCTTCGTATTAAAACAACGGGAATGCGTAGTGGGTTAAAGAAATCGGCTCACCATCACCGTTATGAAGCGACGCCATATTCAGCATTGGATGAACTTTTCTTCGAGTATGATTTAAAGAAATCGGATGTCGTTGTCGATTTTGGATGCGGAAAAGGGCGGGTTCCCTTTTATATTCACAGCCGCTTCCAGACTTTGGTGAAGGGTGTCGAGATGAGTGAAGAACTTCATCAGAAAGCACTTAAAAATAAAGCAAACTACCGCCAGCGAGTAAAACGCGCAAAGGGATCTATCCGCTTTAAAAATAAATTGGCTGAAAATTATAAAGTAAAGCCTGAAGACAATCGTTTTTACTTCTTTAATCCGTTTTCAATTGAGAACTTCAGAAGAGTTGTAAATAATATATTGCTTTCTGTTGAGGAAGAAAATCGCACCGTCGATATCATTCTTTATTATCCAACGATCGAATACATTCGTTTTCTTGAAAGAAGCACGCCTTTTAAAGTTGTACAAGAAATTCGCGTTCCTGAGAAATATGAAAAAGATGATCATAAGCGATTTTTGATTTATCGATATGAAGCTGAATAAACATAGGAAAACCGAGCAAATGGGCTCGGTTTTTTATTTATCGGTTCCTGCAAGAAACTATCATCAATTTACAATCGAATATATTTTCTTTTTAATGGTAGCGCTACTTGTAAACAAAATATAAGTTTCAGTCGTAGTTTTAATAACTATTCTATCGTCAGTACCATAAGGAAACCCAATTCGAATAGCATTCTTTTCTCGACCACTATATGTATCGTCATCTGTCACTTCTACAATTTCAGAAATAGGAATTGCTATTTTAGAAAGTTGCCATTTGATAACGATTTTATCCTTCAATTCTTCAACATTAAGTTCAAACATATTATTATACCTCCACTTCGGCTATTAAATCGAAAGGGCATTTTATTTCACAAACAATGCATCGCAGCTTGTGCTTCATGCCACGGAACTGAATACCCTTTTCCCTTGGCGCAGAAGATTGATGAGGACGTGTATTCTGGATCAGCATTTTTGTCGTATCCAATTTCATCGATTACTTGTTCAGGGTTGTGGCAACGGTCGTAACCGCCGAATTGCAATGACAATATCCCTTTTCCATTGGTGATGGATGCAAAAGTAGGACTGTAATTCATAAAGGTGGCGACGGGTACGCGTCCTTTTATGATTGTTTTGTCCCCGACTGTTTCTGGTGAATTGAATGTGCCGTGCGCTTTTTGAATGTCGGTCAGGACACGACCCATTACATCGATATCTACTTTTATTTTGAAGTCATAATAGGGTTCGAGTAAAATGTTTTCTGCTTGTTCCAGTCCTTGTCGTAAAGCGCGAAATGTCGCTTCCCTAAAATCGCCGCCGGAAGTATGTTCGTTATGGCCTCTTCCTGTCAGCAATGTGATTTTGACGTCTGTTAAGGTGGAGCCTGTTAATAACCCGTGATGATTTCGTTCAAATAAATGGCTGTGAATCAGGTTTTGATTGCCAATAGACAAATCATTGGCATGACAGACGTTGTCGAATGCGATGCCGCTATTTCGGTTGGCCGGCTCAATTTTAAGATGGACTTCAGCGTAATGTCTCAAAGGCTCAAAGTGGCCATAGCCAATGACGGTTGTTTCGATTGTTTCTTTGTAAAGAATGTCTGGGTCGCTAAAAGAAATCGTATAAGAAAAGCGTTCTTTAACAATTTGTTCGAGCACTTCAAGCTGGATGATGCCCATCACATGAACGTGGATTTCTTTAAAATGTTCATCCCAAACCACGCGTAATGAAGGATCTTCAGCATCTAAAAGCTTGAAACAATGCAACATTTCCTTCGGATGGATAGATGAATCATAGACAACTTTGGATGTCAGTGTAGGCACTAAATCGAAACTCGCCTTCTCCTTTAATCCCCCTACCCCATCACCTACATTGGCATTTTTCAAACCTGCCACAGCGAATAATTGTCCGGCATTCACTTGATTGACCGATTCGAAATGACGACTATTATAAAGTCTAATTTGCGTAATTTTTTCCGTCTGGTCTCCAACTTCCACATCATCCCGCACAGTTAGTAAACCGCTGATTGATTTTAGATAGGTGATTCGGTTTCCATTCTCGTCATGCCTAATTTTGTACACGCGTGCCGCGAAATCGCTGTCGTTACAGTATGATGTTTTTGTTAATTGGTCTAGCAAATCAAGGAACTCTGCCACACCTTTATCATGTAATGCCGATCCTGCTGAACACGCAAAGATTTGATGATGTTGAATCATTTCTCGTGCCTTTTCCAGCCACAGATCCTTTTCGTACCCTTTTTCCATATAGTGTTCAAATAAGTCTTCATCGCGTTCTGCAATGAATTCAATTAAATCTTCTTCCATTACACTTTGAGTAAAACTATTCGTGAAGTCATAGACATCTTCCGTTAAGTTTTCTCGAATCTCTTTGATGACATCGGCAACATTCGTTCCTTCTCGATCGGTTTTATTCAGAAAGAAAAAGGTTGGTACTTGGTGTTTTTTAAGCAATTGCCACACCGTTTCGGTATGCCCTTCGACGCCGTCTGCCGCGCTAATAATAACGACCGAGTAATCCATCACTTGTATCGCGCGTTCCATTTCCGGCGAAAAGTCTACGTGTCCCGGTGTATCGATGATTGTGTAAGTAGAATTGTTGTATGTAAATTGAGCTTGATCGGCAAACACAGTTATGCCTCGGTCTCGCTCGATGATATGGCTGTCGAGAAATGCGTCTTTGTGATCAACGCGACCTCTTTGCTGAATGCTGTTTGTATGGTAAAGTAGCTGCTCGGAGAAAGTTGTTTTTCCGGCATCTACATGCGCTAGAATTCCGATTGTTTTGTACATCATATCCGCCCCTGCTACTTTTTTCTTTTTTTCAGAGAGTCTTTAATAAATACAATAAATACTATTATAAAAAATACGAAAAATACGAATGGAAAAACTCTTGTTGGCCAATAATCTCTAGTTAAGAATTCAAATAGAGAAAAAGACAAAGCGAGTAAAATCAAAAGTAACCCCATAAAATTCCTCATATTATTCCCCCATAAACCTATCCGCTTTTATTTGTTTCATACACTTGCCATAAGTATATCATCTCATTGATAAGAATAATTACGAACACACAAAAACCGAGCGAATGGGCTCGGTTTTTCTTTTCCACTTATTTCACTGTTGCCAACACGGTTTCTCTCACTTTTTTCGCAGCCTTCACCATTACTTTCAATGCCCCGATCGTTTCATCTTCTTTTCTCGTTTTCAATCCGCAGTCCGGGTTGATCCAAAATTGTTTTGGTGAAATAGTCGCTAATGCACGCGTAATATTTTGTTCGATTTCCGCTTCGCTTGGTATACGTGGGCTATGGATATCGTAGACGCCTAGACCGATTTCTTTTTTGTACGTATTTTCTTCGAAAGTCGACACCAGTTCACCGTGACTTCTTGACGTTTCAATAGAAATAACGTCCGCATCGAGTCCGTCGATGGCGTCGAAGATTTTATTGAAATCCGAATAGCACATATGCGTATGAATTTGCGTGTCATCTTCGACAGAGGCAGTGGCTAGTTTAAATGCATACACAGCAGCATCTAAATAAGTTTGTTTCTTATCCGCGGCCAAAGGAAGACCCTCGCGCAGTGCCGGCTCATCGACTTGAATGATTTTAATACCGTTCTCTTCCAACACTTCGATTTCTTCACGAAGCGCAAGCGCAATCTGGTTCAGCACAGTGAAACGCGGGACATCATCATGAACGAATGACCAATTCAAAATCGTCACCGGGCCTGTCAGCATTCCTTTCACTGGACGTTCAGTTAACGACTGCGCATACACGCTTTCTTTTAATGTCATCGGTTTGTCGAATGAAACATCACCGAAAATCAGCGGCGGCTTTACGCAACGAGAACCGTATGACTGTACCCAACCAAACTGCGTGACGCCGAACCCATTTAACTTTTCACCGAAATATTCAACCATATCCGTTCGCTCAAACTCCCCGTGAACGAGTACGTCAATATCGATTTCTTCTTGAATCTTAATCCATTTTTGAATGCTATCTTTGATAAACTGCTCATAAGTTTCGTTTGTAATTTCCTTTTTACGCCATTTCGTTCTCGTCTGTCTCACTTCGCTCGTTTGCGGCAAACTTCCGATTGTCGTCGTAGGCAGTAATGGTAAATTGAGGCGTTGGCGTTGTTTTTCCAAACGGATGTCAAATGTAGATGTGCGCTGAACGTCCGCATCTGTTAACGTCGCTAAACTTTCTTTAACTTGTTTATTCGTGCGATAAGGTGAATTATTAAGTAGTTCAAGTTCTGCGCTTGCTATATCCAGTGCCTTTTGAATTTGTGCTTTCCCGACTCGTAATCCTTTTGCCAACGCCACAATTTCTTGAAGCTTTTCATCCGCGAATGATATACCGCCTAGAATGATTGGATCTATTTGTTCTTCCGATGCTTTCGTCACCGGCACATGGAGCAATGAGGAAGATGGTTGAACGATAATATGGTCGCTATCGACATACTTTTGGATTTCTTCCAACAGGGAAAATTTCTCGGATAAGTCCGCTCGCCAAACGTTTCGACCGTCCACAATGCCCGCCGCCAACACTTTGCCTTTCGGGAAGCCGTGTTTTTGGATTAGGGATAATGAATCGCCATGTACAAAATCAAGTCCGATTGCTGCCACTGGGAATTCAACAACTTTTTCATAATCCGTCACTGCTTCAAAATACGTTTGCAAGATGATTTTCAACTTAGGTACTGCTTGATGGATTTCATCATAAGCTTGTCGCGCTAACTCGATATCTGCCGCCGACAATTCAGTCACAAAAATCGGTTCATCGATCTGAACCCATCTCGCACCTGCTTCTTCTAACTCTTTCAACACTTCGATATAAAGCGCTGTAAATGTTTTCAGCAATTGAGGGAAATCTTTTTCATCGAACCCTTTTGATAGCTTCAAATAAGTGACCGGTCCTAAAACGACTGGTTTGCCATCGATGCCGAGTTTTTCTTTCGCTTCTTGATAAAAGGCAAGTGGACGATTTTCTTTCACGGTCGGTTTCGCGTGATTTAATTCTGGAACGATATAATGATAGTTCGTGTTAAACCATTTAGTCATCTCAGATGCAACGGCCTCTTTTTCACCACGCGCAATCGCGAAATAAGTTGATAAATCTACCTTTCCGCCTTCATATCCGTAACGCTCAGGAATCACGCCGAACATAAATGACGTATCAAGAACGTGATCATAAAGGGAAAAATCACCTACCGGTATCAAATCAACGCCTAGGTCCTGTTGTTTCTTCAAGTCGTTTAATCGAAGTTTCGTCGTTTCCGCCAATAATTCTTCCTCTGAACTATCGCCATTCCAAAACTTCTCAAGCGCGCGCTTCCACTCTCGTTTTTCTCCGATTCTTGGGTACCCAATATTTGAACTAATTGTTTTTGTCATGTTATTTCCTCCTCATAATGTTTAATAAACCAAAGTTTTTTCTTGACTTGCTTCTTCTTCTTTCTGATGAATATAGTCCACAAGCGCGACGATCAATTCGTAACGCATGAATGGTGTAATAAAGTAAATCCCGTTAAAATGTTCAAGTGCGGTATCCACCAACTCTTTGGATATTTGGATGCTTTCCGCGGCCGATTGTTCGCGGCTACCGCTTGCGGCGCGCATGCGTTCACGCACTTCATCAGTCAACTTGATGCCCGGCACTTCATTATGCAGAAACTCGGCATTTTGCGTTGAAGTGAGCGGCATGATTCCGATATAAATGGGAACATCGAGATGTTTTGTCGCTTCTTTCAATTCGATGATTTTCTCACTGCAATAAATCGGTTGCGTTAATACATAGTTCGCACCATTGGCGATTTTTTTCTCGAGACGTTTCACTTCAATTTCCAATCGGTTCGCGTTCGGATTGCAAGCAACCGCGATATTGAATGAGGTAGAATGTTTCAGCGTTCTTCCTGATGTCAACATGCCATTATTAAATTGCCGGATAAGCTGAACGAGTTGAAATGAATTTACGTCAAAGACGGATGTCGCGCCCGGAAAATCACCGAGTTTCGACGGATCCCCCGTAATCGCCAATATTTCATGAATGCCCGATGTATGAAGCCCCATCAAATGAGATTGAAGCCCAATTAAGTTGCGGTCCCTACAAGCAATATGAACGAGCGGCGTGATGCCGATTTTTCTTTTAATAATGGACGCAATAGATGCATTGCATATTCTCGGCGATGCGAGTGAATTATCCGCCAACGTAATCGCGTCCACACCCGCTTCCTTTAACTTCCTCGCACCCTCTAAATACTTTGTGATATCCAAATGTTTCGGCGTATCTAGTTCAACAATAATGGACGTGCGTTCTTTGACGATTTCATGAAGCGGTTTTGCCTGCCTGGTCCGACTAGACGTCTCAACGACAGGACGCTTTCTCGGCAACACTTTCTTTTCTGTCAGCGGCGAGAGACCTTCAATTCCTTTCGCGATTGCTCGAATATGGTCGGGTGTCGTTCCACAACAACCGCCGATGAGTCGAACACCTTGATTTCTAAAGTCCCGGGCACTACTTTCAAAATAGAACGGTTTATTTTCGTAAAACAATTTCCCATCCCGATACTCCGGCAAACTCGCATTCGGATAAGCAGCTAGAAATGCTTTCTTCGGTAAAGGGACTTCGCGCAACGATTGAATCATATGATGAGGGCCTAATCGGCAATTAATCCCGACGACATCTGCCCCCAATTGTTCGAGCGTTTCTAGTGCATTTGGTAATCGTATGCCATTCTCTAAAATACCTGCCTCATGCATTGAAACATTGGTGATAATCGGAATGTCCGTTTCTTCACGGGCGATTTTTAACACGGTCGTTAATTCATCCAAATTATAATAAGTTTCTAAAATAAGGCCGTCGACACCTTCAAGCAGTAAGCAGTAGAGTTGCTCCCTGAATCCGCGCTTAATTTCTTCGTCGGTGCCGAATAATGTTTGCGTGCCGTGAATGCCGCCGATA
This genomic window from Sporosarcina sp. Marseille-Q4063 contains:
- a CDS encoding SAM-dependent methyltransferase, producing MQFEELVNTLTERLSSGLFIGGTISQPRMKSDELKRVRLKPVELQGELHIQFEYQYERILNHENIPLNDLHNKLKELLERFRQAHMEFSNEKVQIQISKKFKVLWRSEKSTSEKVVDLSHNRKKNYLLDENTPYPFLIRLGVQTPEGKVRNQHYDKFRQINRFVEFIDDSLAHLPTNRTIRILDFGSGKSYLTFALYHYLRIEKGLDIKVTGLDLKKEVIEECSLIAKDLNYDDLEFLVGDINEYNEETSVDMVVTLHACDVATDMALARAVKWDAKVILSVPCCQHELFNQIKSPTLDVMLKHGLIKERFSAIATDSIRAELLSLVGYEAQLLEFIDMEHTPKNILIRAYQTGRKATDDEFNTYKEFRNLLNAAPFLENELKELLP
- a CDS encoding GNAT family N-acetyltransferase, whose amino-acid sequence is MIRITNLEIRQEQVEDYELTERVVKLAFADAKHSDKKEHELVSRIRKSDSFIPKLSLVATDIDSDKIVGHILLSKIKINKAESLALAPVSVLPEYQNQSIGGLLISEALKEAEVLGYNSVVVLGHPEYYPKFGFKKASLWGITAPFEVPDEAFMAIELSENTLSGVSGVVEYPSVFFE
- a CDS encoding YfhO family protein, giving the protein MKEQFEIDNPTKQAKRQWLWIILIALAVSITSHAFFITEFFKGNLMTGMNDGLSQMIPFKQFIYNEYTSGNFFYSDSFGFGGGFFSQLGYYFTTNILYLLVVVVVFSMEWIGLIQHPDIQFWTDVLLPISIFRLTLIILLTTAFFRQLSFSIRASSVAAIVYGTGIIYFRHVMYWDFFSDGMLWLVLLLMGVEKIIRRESPVLFIVAVSFNLITNFYFSYINFLLAFIYIVTRLFINFSANEEKWWKQGVQFSLYGLLGFLVSAFAFIPSVVGYLNNSRPTFDDAIPLLSFTENIILNARIIYLPAIVFIALFFFTLYKHPRFRFFALLIMIGMPMHFSPIIGSVFNGFSAPQYRWEHFLYLCFAGIIACVYDHVKEFQLRHVIYGSSTFIGVVLVVVIYDWSSFPDRWIELTIPLLSLLTILLYVMLMKLNATRARLSFMIATVFIVLSTANYYQATILTTASKVTSEDYMNSEFYNSPEQQQLITKLTAQSTDAHSRIDWLAPTRNNTPIVQEFDGMSVYSSILNKHLLHFYYEDLQIDMPFESVSRYASLGVRTNLYSLLNGQFYMRDKDEKAVPYGFNEVEKSANYSAYENNYLLPSFRKTSTLYNSALMKEEPILAREHAMLQGAIVEGDHEFTDPPQVLELTDYELTPFDAKYDGKLLEVAESGGLTFQFNENVGDGDIYVSFYIEGIKQPERFLLEINEYNTLRKASKSIYRTGVNQLTIRIKADDFVKLTLPKGNYHLRDIRFYKEDYEMLKKVKTFYDNEEPLPIQWENGNVTGSVVSEQPGEIIVTPIPFELGWSLRVDGDSVPLEKVNFAFLGIPLTEGVNEIKMKYRPPYFGLTWKMSVFGLLLLGIVTVCQYRKRKYS
- a CDS encoding GtrA family protein gives rise to the protein MSREFIRFVLVGVANTAVYYIIYYLFLQIIGIHYLFSHGIAVGLSMIFSYFLNVYFTYNVRPSWQTFFLFPVTQAVNIIVTAISLWVLVDIVGFSALYAPFAALVLTVPITFFVTGRVLKRNERTI
- a CDS encoding glycosyltransferase family 2 protein, with the protein product MGNQLITFLLPAYNETENILPIFDAICNQMQGSDYSFELLFIDDGSQDETLSAIRSLAINYKFVKYVSFSRNFGKEAAIYAGLQHAKGDAVILMDVDLQHPPSLIHELIEGYKEGNHQVVAKRNREGDSKLRTFLSTTFYRFMNQSVNVKLIDGEGDFRLLSRKAVEALLRLSEGNRFSKGLYEWIGMRKKTISYENVARENGKSKWSIGQLLNYGIDGLVSFNTKPLRLCFYAGAIIMSLSLLYILYSFISILQFGIDVPGYFTLISAILFLGGLQLFCLGILGEYIGRIYNETKKRPHYLIDDTNIMRSEGERERRIYHES
- a CDS encoding nucleoside triphosphate pyrophosphohydrolase; amino-acid sequence: MPVYNKLVRDRIPEIIEISGKVFTTRILEEDDYLMEINKKMHEELAEYEEATSNEDSVEELADLLELIYAAANTFGTTIEELEKIRIDKARKRGGFDERIFLVDVEDD